CGTTTCAGCATAAAACAAGTTCATaagaaataacaaacataatatgcaataaaaataagtagAAGATGGAATCAATTAAAAGCAAGAGTGTAGAAATGGGTCttgagctgctttttaaaactatctAGAGAAGTTACTTCTCTTATGTGTATGGGTAGTCTATTCCAGGCAATTGGTGCACAAAAACAGAACGTGCTAAACCATCAACACACGTATAGCTAAAATAGCATCAAATTAATAGGATATGACATTAACtttaaacacaatataaacacGTGTAAATACTCACCTCGACCTGAAAGAGCTCCCCTGCTCCTTCGCAGTCATTTGAGGTGATGACTGGAGTGTGAATATGCACAAAGCCATTTtcctggaaaataaaaaataaaaagataaatacaaaaagtcttgctttgaatttgattaaaAACTCCTCCAATCATGTTCTCACCTTGAAATACGAGTGAATTGCTGAAGTGGCCTCACTTCGTATTCTCAACAGGGAGCTGAAGGCATTTGTTCTACACCTGAGATGAGGAAACTGGCGAATATACTCAAGGCCGTGTCTCTCTTTGATTTTGAAGGGAAAATCCTGAAACAAGAGGACAAAGCGACAATATTAAACTACATTTCCTATTCGATGGCCTCatacaaagttaaaacaaagaTAAGGGATCATTTGAAGCTAgaatcatgtgtgtgtgaagttagAGGAGATTATTTCCCATACCACAGTTTTGCATTCTCCAACTACATCGATTTGGTCTGCTTCCAGTTCAatgggctgtttttggtttgGACTTTTCCTAAGAGTTCCTGTGACTTCAACCGCACAACCAAATGTGAGCAACCTGAATTTAAggggagaaaagaagagagtATTTTGTGTATGTGCTTCCTTTGTGCCTAAACTGTTTAGTCAATGATAATCTACAGGAAATAAAACTGAAGAGCTCACTGATCATTCAGCTCTGAACTTGCGACGACCTGCAGTGACTGCAGAGAGCTCCCATCGTTCACATGGAGGAAGAGATTTGCCTTCTGTGGTCGAACTGAGCGAACCCATCCCTGcaacaggaaaacaaatcaaactacACTTAGCTGGTCCTTCTGGTAACACAAAAATATCTTCTTGTTTCTATGTTATAGTAAGAATTACACTCATCAttctttttcaataaaatgtcaatgaaaAGTACAACCTCAATCCCAGAAACATTGTAACGCTGTGTAAAATACAACTTCAAACTGAATTTGATTTGCAAACATATcacaggcatcaaattcagaatgggtgcatatttgttaaaaaacaactaagtGTATCACATTAAACATATCTTGTCTTTGGACTGTATTTAATTGATTATAATTCAGAACTGATTTGaaaatcattgcattttttttttgtttttttttttacattttacacagtgtcCTGACTTTTTGGGAATCAGGGTTTTATACACTTGTGGTATCCATATGCAGTTATGGTTGGAAAGCAAAGTACAGCATTGTCATAGATTAGGCCACATACAGCGCTAGTTGGAACTCAAGGATGTGTTGATAACAGATCTTTCAGTGCACGCTTAAGGTTTAGTAAATGTACATTTGTGCATGTATATTGGTCCATATTTcatactctttttttctctttatgtactgtgttttacattgtagcataatgcatatattttatatgtctTAGACTTTACACACTGGTTTTATACATTGTAATGTAGCCAAATgcatacttttaaaatatattgtatttacatattttacattctaGTGTTATACATTTTaggtactgtactgtattgatCAGATTAGGAGAGTGGCTggggtttattttttcttgagcctcTCTGAGTGAGCCCCTCTCcactgtaaaaacatatatttcatAGTTTCTGGTGATAATATGTCagatggtgtgattttggagattttaacaaaaacaatcctTTTAAACCCACTTGCGAGTTTTGAGGGTATCTAAAAAGAACAAATATGACTATTTAAAGTTAGCATAGCTGAGTTGTCCCTCAGctaagtgaataaaaaaaaacaacaaaaaaacataagtttccagtgcttaaaaaagattaatataAAAACAGGTGAGTGCAGGCAATATTAATATGAAATATAggttaatatttattcattaaatactgtgaaaatacacGAAAACACAGTAACGTTAAATCAAGCAGCTTGTTACTGGAAAATGGTTGTTAAGCAGAAAATCTGACGTGATAGAAGTTTGCTTTAACGTTACCT
The sequence above is drawn from the Plectropomus leopardus isolate mb unplaced genomic scaffold, YSFRI_Pleo_2.0 unplaced_scaffold21726, whole genome shotgun sequence genome and encodes:
- the LOC121965815 gene encoding probable asparagine--tRNA ligase, mitochondrial; its protein translation is MFHAAAKTLSVATTAAVSRGVLFSIRHYCRRTPAKLRVSEAVSGDELGAKIKVQGWVRSVRPQKANLFLHVNDGSSLQSLQVVASSELNDQLLTFGCAVEVTGTLRKSPNQKQPIELEADQIDVVGECKTVDFPFKIKERHGLEYIRQFPHLRCRTNAFSSLLRIRSEATSAIHSYFKENGFVHIHTPVITSNDCEGAGELFQVEVSIYTCLYCV